The following coding sequences lie in one Armatimonadota bacterium genomic window:
- a CDS encoding histidine phosphatase family protein, which translates to MPRILLIRHGQTEWNRRGIFRGRVDIPLSPTGIRQMEALAARVAAERPARVYTSPLQRALTSARILCPPDAHPPRVVEDLTDMSYGEWEGKPEETVRAQYPDLYARWLAEPHRVRPPGGESLAEVQQRVAAALREIARSLPAATVAVVAHRVVNKLLLCAALGIGAEGFWRIRQDTGCLNVLEGEVDRLAVVLLNDTCHLQGLEGDAADF; encoded by the coding sequence ATGCCTCGCATCCTGCTCATCCGCCACGGGCAGACGGAGTGGAACCGGCGCGGAATCTTCCGCGGGCGGGTGGACATCCCCCTCAGCCCCACCGGGATCAGGCAGATGGAGGCCCTGGCGGCACGCGTGGCCGCAGAACGTCCGGCGCGCGTCTACACCAGCCCGCTGCAGAGGGCTCTCACCAGCGCGCGGATCCTCTGCCCGCCGGATGCGCATCCACCTCGGGTAGTGGAGGACCTGACGGACATGAGTTACGGCGAGTGGGAGGGCAAGCCCGAGGAAACGGTTCGCGCCCAGTACCCGGATCTCTACGCCCGCTGGCTGGCCGAGCCCCACCGGGTCCGTCCGCCAGGAGGAGAGTCGCTGGCGGAGGTGCAGCAGCGAGTCGCCGCCGCGCTGCGGGAGATCGCCCGGTCCCTCCCGGCGGCCACCGTGGCCGTCGTGGCGCACCGGGTGGTGAACAAGCTGCTGCTCTGCGCCGCGCTGGGGATTGGAGCGGAAGGTTTCTGGCGCATCCGGCAGGATACCGGGTGCCTCAATGTGCTCGAGGGGGAAGTAGACCGCCTGGCGGTGGTCCTGCTCAACGACACCTGCCACCTTCAGGGCCTGGAAGGAGACGCGGCAGACTTCTAG
- the groL gene encoding chaperonin GroEL (60 kDa chaperone family; promotes refolding of misfolded polypeptides especially under stressful conditions; forms two stacked rings of heptamers to form a barrel-shaped 14mer; ends can be capped by GroES; misfolded proteins enter the barrel where they are refolded when GroES binds), with protein sequence MPAKLLLYDENARRALERGVEKVASAVRVTLGPKGRNVVLEKKWGSPTITKDGVTVAKEIELEDPYENMGAQLVKEVASKTNDAAGDGTTTATVLAWAMVREGLKNVAAGANPMLLKRGIDKAVDRVVEHLKSSSIQVEGHEDIAHVAGIAANDPEIGEIIADAMDKVGKDGVITIEEGKGIETTVEVVEGMQFDRGYISPYFITDPDKMEAVLEEPFILLTDKKISSARDIVPIMEKVIRHGKPLVVIAEDVEGEALATLVVNKLRGVLHSLAVKAPGYGDRRKAMLQDMAVLTGGKVISDDIGIKLENVEMDMLGRADRVKADKEDTTIIGGKGDRKDIQGRIAQIKKEIEETTSDYDREKLQERLAKLAGGVAEIKVGAATETEMKEKKHRFEDALNATKAAVEEGIVPGGGVSYVRALDALAKVEAPGDEAIGVSLVRRALEEPARQLAANAGAEGSLIVERLKHETGRIGYEVLKGEFTDLVKAGVVDPTKVVRLALQNAASVAGLLLTTEALVVEKREKKKAAPPTPGAGGMEEEF encoded by the coding sequence ATGCCGGCAAAGCTGCTGCTCTACGACGAAAACGCGCGCCGTGCGCTGGAGCGTGGTGTGGAGAAGGTTGCCAGCGCGGTGCGCGTGACGCTGGGCCCGAAGGGCCGCAACGTGGTGCTGGAAAAAAAGTGGGGCTCCCCCACTATCACCAAGGACGGCGTCACCGTGGCCAAGGAAATCGAGCTGGAGGACCCCTACGAGAACATGGGGGCGCAGCTGGTCAAGGAGGTGGCCAGCAAGACCAACGACGCCGCCGGGGACGGGACCACCACGGCCACGGTCCTGGCCTGGGCAATGGTGCGGGAGGGCCTGAAGAACGTCGCCGCCGGGGCCAACCCTATGCTGCTCAAGCGCGGCATCGACAAGGCGGTGGACCGCGTGGTGGAGCACCTGAAGAGCAGCTCCATCCAGGTGGAAGGGCATGAGGACATCGCCCACGTGGCCGGCATCGCCGCCAACGATCCCGAGATCGGGGAGATCATTGCCGACGCCATGGACAAGGTGGGCAAAGACGGCGTGATCACCATTGAGGAGGGCAAGGGCATCGAGACCACGGTGGAGGTCGTGGAGGGGATGCAGTTCGACCGCGGCTACATCTCCCCTTACTTCATCACCGACCCCGACAAGATGGAGGCGGTGCTGGAGGAGCCCTTCATCCTGCTCACCGACAAGAAGATCTCCTCCGCCCGTGACATCGTCCCCATCATGGAGAAGGTGATCCGCCACGGCAAGCCTCTGGTGGTCATCGCCGAGGACGTGGAAGGCGAGGCCCTGGCCACGCTGGTGGTGAACAAGCTGCGCGGCGTGCTGCACAGCCTGGCGGTGAAGGCCCCCGGCTACGGCGACCGGCGCAAGGCCATGCTGCAGGACATGGCTGTGCTCACCGGCGGCAAGGTCATCTCCGACGACATCGGCATCAAGCTGGAGAACGTGGAGATGGACATGCTGGGCCGCGCCGACCGGGTGAAGGCCGACAAGGAGGACACAACCATCATCGGCGGCAAGGGGGACCGCAAGGACATCCAGGGCCGCATCGCCCAGATCAAGAAGGAGATCGAGGAGACCACCAGTGACTACGACCGGGAGAAGCTGCAGGAGCGCCTGGCCAAGCTGGCCGGAGGGGTAGCCGAGATCAAGGTGGGGGCGGCCACCGAGACGGAGATGAAGGAGAAGAAGCACCGCTTCGAGGACGCCCTTAACGCCACCAAGGCGGCGGTGGAGGAGGGGATCGTCCCGGGCGGCGGTGTCTCCTACGTCCGCGCTCTGGACGCCCTGGCCAAGGTGGAAGCCCCGGGCGACGAGGCCATCGGGGTCTCCCTGGTCCGCCGCGCGCTGGAGGAGCCCGCCCGGCAGCTGGCGGCCAACGCCGGCGCGGAGGGCAGCCTGATTGTGGAGCGGCTGAAGCACGAGACCGGGCGGATCGGCTACGAGGTCCTCAAGGGCGAGTTCACCGACCTGGTCAAGGCCGGCGTGGTCGACCCCACCAAGGTGGTCCGCCTGGCCCTGCAGAACGCGGCCAGCGTCGCCGGGCTGCTGCTGACCACGGAGGCGCTGGTGGTAGAGAAGCGGGAGAAGAAGAAGGCCGCCCCGCCCACACCCGGTGCGGGCGGCATGGAGGAGGAGTTCTAA